One window of the Rhodothermales bacterium genome contains the following:
- a CDS encoding HAMP domain-containing histidine kinase translates to MSTGRGLAGLVFPSRASTQTWMILTFVLFVGIAVVAVGLYVTFVVGSEIQSTIRQTLYQQTVRMAERVEDASPEDRERVVAEVARLTDLRITVVLSDGGIIDYDGRRPVEVSGVLTAPEVAGLTDGEARYEQRIEGSQSMLFAAMHRPASGMIVRVGQIRPPLIILLERMRAALIVAMVMALILTLLGSWIAAKRVTQPLESIRRSARSISEGDLDEPILVDSRASEFQDLADSLNKMTETYRDQIVELKRMAALQNEFIGNVSHEVRNPIFSVGGYLEALASASLTDQQRKFYAEKGLTNLERLNNLFNDLIEIARLEYREDLIRTEPFDLQELVDEIAEQLAPKAHEKGLELIASNPRHFVRADRARIRQVLINLVDNAIAYSDEGTVRCRFRRHLDKVRIEVVDTGRGIPEDHLEHIFERFYRVDPDRSRKSGGTGLGLSIVKQILHAHGEPVHVESTAGRSTRFWFELPYVSQEEEA, encoded by the coding sequence GTGAGCACCGGCCGCGGGCTGGCCGGTCTCGTATTCCCGTCCCGCGCCTCCACGCAGACGTGGATGATCCTCACGTTCGTGCTGTTCGTGGGCATCGCCGTGGTTGCGGTGGGTCTGTACGTCACGTTTGTGGTCGGCTCTGAAATCCAGAGCACGATCCGGCAGACGCTGTACCAGCAGACCGTGCGCATGGCGGAACGGGTGGAAGATGCGTCGCCGGAAGACCGGGAGCGCGTGGTCGCAGAGGTGGCCCGTCTCACCGATCTCCGCATCACGGTCGTTCTGTCCGATGGCGGGATCATCGACTACGACGGACGGCGTCCGGTGGAAGTCTCCGGCGTGCTTACCGCCCCGGAGGTAGCCGGACTGACCGATGGCGAGGCCCGCTACGAGCAGCGGATCGAAGGCTCCCAGTCCATGTTGTTCGCCGCGATGCACCGGCCTGCATCCGGCATGATTGTGCGCGTGGGCCAGATCCGCCCTCCGCTGATCATCCTCCTGGAACGCATGCGGGCCGCCCTCATCGTGGCGATGGTGATGGCACTCATCCTGACCCTGCTCGGTAGTTGGATTGCTGCGAAACGCGTCACGCAGCCCCTGGAGTCCATTCGGCGCAGCGCACGGTCCATCAGCGAAGGCGACCTGGACGAGCCGATTCTTGTGGACTCCCGCGCTTCGGAGTTCCAGGACCTGGCAGACAGTCTCAACAAGATGACGGAGACCTACCGGGACCAGATCGTCGAGCTCAAGCGCATGGCCGCCCTGCAGAATGAGTTCATCGGCAACGTCTCCCATGAGGTTCGTAACCCGATCTTCTCGGTGGGCGGCTACCTGGAAGCGCTGGCGTCGGCCTCCCTCACAGACCAGCAGCGCAAGTTCTACGCGGAGAAGGGCCTCACCAACCTGGAGCGGCTGAACAATCTGTTCAACGACCTGATCGAGATTGCCCGGCTCGAGTACCGCGAAGACCTCATCCGCACAGAGCCGTTCGATCTGCAGGAGCTGGTGGACGAAATCGCCGAGCAACTGGCGCCCAAGGCCCACGAAAAGGGCCTGGAGCTCATTGCCAGCAACCCGCGTCATTTTGTGCGCGCAGACCGAGCCCGCATCCGCCAGGTACTCATCAATCTGGTCGACAACGCGATCGCCTACTCGGATGAGGGCACCGTGCGGTGTCGCTTCCGCCGGCACCTGGACAAGGTGCGCATAGAAGTGGTCGATACGGGGCGTGGCATCCCCGAGGACCACCTGGAACACATCTTTGAGCGGTTCTACCGGGTGGACCCCGACCGGTCGCGCAAGTCCGGCGGAACCGGGCTGGGCCTGAGCATCGTCAAGCAGATTCTGCATGCGCACGGCGAACCGGTGCACGTAGAATCCACGGCCGGCCGCAGCACACGCTTCTGGTTCGAACTGCCCTACGTATCCCAGGAGGAGGAAGCGTAG
- a CDS encoding dehydrogenase E1 component subunit alpha/beta — MPRAAQKKRKTSEALPGGDGAAAVHVPDAVVPNFEGDFNVAPAKPGDFDREDLLGVYRRMLTSRRLDEKMLTLLKQGKGFFHIGCAGHEAAQAAISSLCRPGHDWFSLYYRDLSMYLGLGATEKDVLLHHMAKADDPNSGGRQMAEHYSWPERNILPVSSSVGAQFLPGVGVALALQKDGSDAFCYVSCGDGATSQGDFHEALNWAARSKAPVLFVVQDNKYAISVPVSEQTAGGTAFKLARGYEGLKRVRVDGTDFFATYAVAKAAIESLRAGEGPVCLVADTVRLLPHSSSDNHTKYRTPEELDQEKTQDPISRFEQTLLDAGILEAAEIKSIRAEVAKTVDAAAAWAAKQPDPESDTALKHVYFEGDDGLEYEASTPAGEPVVMVDAINHALHEEMERNDRMLVYGEDVAGGKGGVFTATRDLTSKFGRDRCFNSPLAEASIIGTAVGFASKGYMPVVEIQFGDYIWPALQQIRNQVASYRYRSNGTWGCPMVIRVPVGGYIHGGLCHSQNIEAFFGHMPGLLVALPSNAADAKGLLKTAIRGQDPVLFMEHKALYRAASARRPEPDADYLLPFGKAAITREGSDLTIVTYGAMVAKAVNAARQLDNEGVSVEIIDLRTIMPLDMDTVLNSVRKTNRALVLYEDHEFLGFGAEIAAQLADKAFGDLDAPVRRVAGKFAPIAFADPLERALLPNDDDVLTAARELAGW, encoded by the coding sequence ATGCCTAGAGCCGCCCAGAAGAAGAGAAAGACATCGGAAGCGCTTCCAGGAGGGGATGGTGCCGCTGCGGTCCATGTACCGGACGCAGTAGTTCCGAATTTCGAGGGCGACTTCAACGTAGCTCCCGCCAAACCGGGTGACTTCGACCGCGAGGACCTGCTCGGCGTGTACCGCCGCATGCTCACTTCCCGGCGCCTGGACGAAAAGATGCTGACCCTGCTGAAGCAGGGCAAAGGCTTCTTCCACATCGGGTGTGCCGGGCATGAGGCCGCCCAGGCCGCGATCAGCAGCCTGTGCCGGCCGGGACATGACTGGTTCAGCCTGTACTACCGGGACCTGTCGATGTACCTGGGGCTCGGAGCCACCGAAAAGGATGTGCTCCTGCACCACATGGCCAAGGCCGACGATCCGAATTCGGGCGGCCGCCAGATGGCCGAGCACTACTCCTGGCCTGAGCGCAACATTCTTCCCGTGTCCTCCTCGGTCGGTGCCCAGTTCCTTCCGGGCGTAGGCGTCGCCCTGGCCCTCCAGAAGGACGGCAGCGACGCATTTTGCTATGTCTCGTGCGGCGACGGGGCAACCAGCCAGGGCGACTTTCACGAAGCACTGAACTGGGCAGCCCGCTCCAAGGCGCCGGTGCTGTTTGTGGTGCAGGACAACAAGTACGCCATCTCCGTCCCGGTATCCGAGCAAACCGCAGGCGGCACGGCATTCAAGTTGGCCCGTGGATACGAGGGTCTGAAGCGCGTTCGCGTGGATGGCACGGACTTCTTCGCCACGTACGCCGTCGCGAAGGCCGCCATCGAGAGTCTGCGCGCGGGAGAAGGTCCGGTCTGCCTGGTAGCAGACACGGTGCGGCTGCTCCCCCACTCCTCCTCGGACAACCACACCAAGTACCGCACGCCGGAAGAACTGGATCAGGAAAAGACGCAGGATCCCATTTCACGGTTTGAGCAGACGCTGCTGGACGCCGGAATTCTGGAGGCTGCAGAAATCAAGTCGATCCGTGCCGAGGTGGCCAAGACCGTTGACGCCGCAGCAGCGTGGGCGGCCAAACAACCCGACCCGGAGTCTGATACTGCGCTGAAGCACGTCTACTTCGAGGGCGACGACGGCCTGGAGTATGAGGCCTCCACCCCGGCCGGTGAGCCGGTGGTGATGGTCGATGCGATCAATCATGCGCTGCATGAGGAGATGGAGCGCAACGACCGCATGCTGGTCTACGGCGAGGATGTCGCCGGGGGCAAAGGTGGGGTGTTCACCGCTACCCGTGACCTGACCTCCAAGTTTGGTCGCGACCGGTGCTTCAACTCGCCCTTGGCCGAAGCCTCCATCATCGGCACCGCCGTCGGGTTCGCCTCGAAGGGCTACATGCCGGTCGTGGAAATCCAGTTCGGCGACTACATCTGGCCTGCCCTGCAGCAGATCCGCAACCAGGTGGCCTCGTACCGCTATCGGTCCAATGGGACCTGGGGCTGCCCCATGGTCATCCGCGTACCCGTCGGCGGCTACATCCATGGCGGACTCTGCCATTCGCAGAACATCGAGGCGTTCTTTGGGCATATGCCCGGCCTCCTGGTTGCCCTGCCGTCCAACGCGGCCGACGCCAAGGGTTTGCTCAAGACGGCCATTCGTGGGCAGGATCCCGTGCTGTTCATGGAGCACAAGGCGCTTTACCGCGCTGCCTCCGCGCGGAGACCGGAGCCCGATGCAGACTACCTGCTTCCGTTCGGCAAGGCAGCAATCACGCGGGAAGGCTCGGACCTGACCATCGTCACCTATGGTGCCATGGTAGCGAAGGCCGTCAATGCTGCCCGTCAGTTGGACAATGAAGGGGTTTCGGTCGAAATCATCGATCTGCGCACTATCATGCCGCTGGACATGGACACCGTGCTGAACTCGGTCCGCAAGACCAACCGGGCCCTGGTGCTCTATGAGGATCACGAGTTCCTGGGCTTCGGAGCGGAAATCGCTGCCCAGCTGGCCGACAAGGCCTTTGGTGATCTGGATGCCCCGGTGCGCCGGGTGGCAGGCAAGTTTGCCCCGATCGCTTTTGCCGACCCGCTGGAGCGCGCGCTGCTGCCCAATGACGACGACGTGCTGACGGCGGCTCGCGAGCTGGCCGGCTGGTAG
- a CDS encoding cystathionine gamma-synthase, protein MSNENRRFGTLAVHAGQHPDPSTGAVMPPIYQTSTYAQSAPGEHQGHEYARVTNPTRSALEGNLAALEGAAHGIAFSSGVAATDAIIRCLRPGDHVVASNDLYGGTYRLMRQVFGPFGIASSFVDMRDAAVVEAALRPETKLLWVETPTNPLVRLVDIEAMVALARSRGITVAVDNTFATPYLQQPLMQGADLVVHSTTKYLGGHSDVVGGAVCTNSDAWADKLRFLIKSAGAVPGPMDCFLAVRGTKTLHLRMQRHCSNAQRIAEYLEGHASVGPVYYPGLPSHPQHELARRQMRDFGGMLSFLLKDTSMDAALKVLSGTNVFTLAESLGGVESLINHPATMTHASIPREERIAAGLEDSLIRLSVGVEDIDDLLEDLEQALR, encoded by the coding sequence ATGAGCAACGAGAACCGCCGATTCGGCACCCTGGCCGTGCATGCCGGCCAACACCCGGACCCCTCCACGGGGGCCGTCATGCCACCCATCTACCAGACGTCCACGTACGCCCAGTCGGCGCCGGGCGAGCACCAGGGCCATGAATATGCCCGGGTGACCAATCCCACTCGGAGCGCGCTCGAGGGCAACCTGGCCGCGCTGGAGGGTGCCGCACACGGCATTGCCTTCTCGTCCGGAGTTGCTGCGACCGACGCCATCATTCGATGCCTGCGGCCCGGTGACCACGTGGTCGCCTCAAACGATCTCTACGGGGGCACCTACCGGCTCATGCGCCAGGTCTTTGGGCCGTTCGGCATAGCGTCCAGTTTCGTCGACATGCGGGATGCCGCGGTGGTCGAAGCGGCGCTCAGACCCGAGACGAAGCTGCTCTGGGTCGAGACGCCCACCAACCCCCTCGTTCGCCTGGTCGACATCGAGGCCATGGTCGCCCTGGCCAGATCCCGAGGCATCACCGTGGCTGTCGACAACACGTTCGCCACGCCGTATCTGCAGCAGCCGCTGATGCAGGGTGCCGACCTGGTCGTGCACTCCACCACCAAGTACCTGGGTGGTCATTCCGACGTGGTGGGCGGCGCGGTGTGCACGAACAGCGACGCGTGGGCCGACAAGCTGCGTTTCCTGATCAAGAGCGCCGGTGCCGTTCCAGGACCCATGGACTGCTTCCTGGCCGTGCGCGGCACCAAGACACTGCACCTGCGCATGCAGCGCCATTGTTCAAATGCCCAACGAATCGCGGAATACCTGGAGGGCCACGCTTCGGTGGGGCCGGTCTACTACCCGGGGCTGCCGAGCCATCCGCAGCATGAACTGGCCCGTCGGCAGATGCGGGACTTCGGCGGCATGTTGAGCTTCCTCCTGAAGGACACCTCGATGGATGCCGCCCTGAAGGTGCTCTCCGGTACCAACGTCTTCACGCTGGCCGAGAGTCTCGGCGGCGTGGAAAGCCTCATCAATCATCCGGCGACGATGACCCACGCGTCCATTCCGCGAGAGGAGCGTATTGCGGCGGGCCTTGAGGACAGTCTGATCCGGTTGTCGGTCGGGGTCGAAGACATCGACGATCTGCTGGAGGATCTGGAACAGGCGCTCCGGTAG
- a CDS encoding tetratricopeptide repeat protein has product MKRIPALLCIVLGGLLLMGADGCSSDPNVEGAKLDLRNKDYDRALQNLETALSNNPDNAEALELKGRVLTEKAFETEDPAEHAALIQEMVAAFDRAVEIDPLLLETVQRNKAIAYVREFERGIQAFNRGANDASEFEASALYFGTAAVIQPDSADAYTNQAYAFLNGGMETSAAEPFEMAIELGDTDVESFRFLSRIYLNNDRAAEAVTTLETAAELYPENIDVQAELLNAYQLAGQTDRALDTYARAVADSPDNKLFRYNYGSLLVSVERYDDAIEQLSAAVALDAEYANAQYNLGAAYINKAVAVNDQINTKDDELRENRSSLSSDEIATREAEIDALAEERRSLFAAAIAPLEAARTLVESEGEDATAICLALFQSYVQNNMLDQAEEVSECAGTNDS; this is encoded by the coding sequence ATGAAGCGCATTCCCGCCCTTCTCTGCATCGTACTCGGTGGACTTCTCCTCATGGGTGCGGACGGCTGCTCCAGCGACCCGAATGTGGAAGGAGCCAAGCTCGATCTGCGCAACAAGGACTATGATCGAGCCCTCCAGAACCTGGAAACGGCCCTAAGCAACAACCCGGACAATGCCGAAGCTCTGGAGCTCAAAGGTCGCGTTCTCACCGAGAAGGCGTTCGAGACCGAAGATCCGGCCGAGCACGCCGCTCTGATTCAGGAAATGGTCGCAGCCTTTGACCGGGCCGTCGAAATCGACCCGCTTCTCCTGGAGACCGTGCAGCGCAACAAGGCCATTGCCTATGTGCGCGAGTTCGAGCGGGGGATCCAGGCCTTCAACAGGGGCGCGAATGACGCCTCGGAGTTCGAAGCGTCTGCGCTCTACTTCGGTACCGCTGCGGTTATCCAGCCAGACTCGGCAGATGCCTACACCAATCAGGCCTACGCCTTCCTCAACGGCGGCATGGAAACCTCCGCTGCCGAACCGTTCGAGATGGCCATCGAGCTTGGCGATACGGATGTGGAGAGCTTCCGTTTTCTGTCTCGCATCTACCTGAACAACGACCGTGCAGCTGAAGCTGTGACCACGCTCGAGACGGCCGCCGAGCTGTACCCCGAGAACATCGACGTACAGGCCGAGCTGCTCAACGCCTATCAGTTGGCGGGTCAGACGGATCGTGCTCTGGACACGTACGCGCGTGCGGTTGCGGACAGCCCGGACAACAAGCTGTTCCGCTACAACTACGGCTCGTTGCTGGTGTCGGTTGAGCGCTATGACGACGCCATCGAGCAGCTGAGCGCGGCCGTAGCCCTGGACGCCGAATACGCCAACGCCCAGTACAACCTCGGCGCTGCGTACATCAACAAGGCGGTGGCGGTCAACGACCAGATCAACACCAAGGATGACGAGCTGCGGGAGAACCGCTCCAGTCTTTCCTCAGACGAGATCGCGACCCGCGAGGCCGAGATCGACGCACTCGCTGAGGAACGCCGAAGCCTGTTTGCCGCTGCCATCGCTCCGCTGGAGGCCGCCCGCACACTGGTTGAATCCGAAGGCGAAGACGCCACGGCCATTTGCCTGGCCCTGTTCCAGTCCTACGTGCAGAACAACATGCTGGACCAGGCCGAGGAAGTATCTGAGTGTGCCGGAACGAACGATTCCTGA
- the fahA gene encoding fumarylacetoacetase, which translates to MQRSFLDIPSDHDFPIQNLPYGVFRPQGQTARVGVALGDFVVDLAALANAGLFHVRDFDARRAFDSPSLNRFMAAGHDVWRAVRKRLQELFDEHTAVLRDDPALRSRAFHRHDDVRMEMPSEIGDYTDFYSSRQHATNVGTMFRDPDNALLPNWLHLPVGYHGRASSVVVSGTPVRRPVGQTKPGDGPPVFGPSRLLDFELEVGFFTGPGNPLGSPIDISTAREHIFGIVLVNDWSARDIQKWEYVPLGPFLAKSFATTISPWVVPMDALEPFLVEPEPQDPEPLAYLRNDPLGLVNVDLEVAIRGEGMKAYHTVCRSNMRHLYWSMAQQLAHHTVNGCNVRPGDLMASGTISGPEPESFGSMLELSWRGTKPIAMPDGSERKFLLDGDSVIMRGVAQGDGYRIGFGEAEGTILPARQVG; encoded by the coding sequence ATGCAGCGCTCGTTCCTGGACATTCCCAGTGACCACGATTTCCCCATTCAAAACCTGCCGTACGGAGTCTTCCGGCCGCAGGGTCAAACGGCCCGCGTAGGCGTCGCCCTCGGCGATTTTGTGGTGGACCTTGCCGCACTGGCCAACGCCGGCCTCTTTCATGTGCGTGACTTCGATGCGCGCCGCGCGTTTGACTCGCCTTCGCTGAACCGTTTCATGGCGGCCGGGCACGACGTCTGGCGGGCGGTACGCAAACGACTGCAGGAGCTGTTCGACGAACACACGGCAGTCCTGCGCGACGACCCGGCACTGCGTTCCCGCGCCTTCCACAGGCACGACGATGTGCGCATGGAGATGCCGTCCGAGATCGGGGACTACACGGACTTCTACTCGTCCCGCCAGCACGCGACGAACGTGGGTACCATGTTCCGTGACCCCGACAACGCCCTCCTCCCGAATTGGCTGCACCTTCCGGTAGGCTATCACGGCCGTGCAAGCTCGGTCGTTGTCAGTGGCACCCCCGTGCGGCGGCCGGTGGGCCAGACCAAACCGGGAGACGGTCCCCCCGTTTTCGGACCAAGCCGTTTGCTCGATTTCGAGCTCGAGGTGGGGTTCTTCACCGGCCCGGGCAACCCGCTCGGTAGTCCAATCGACATCTCGACCGCTCGCGAGCACATCTTCGGCATTGTGCTCGTCAACGATTGGAGCGCGCGCGATATCCAGAAATGGGAGTATGTGCCGCTGGGTCCGTTTCTGGCGAAGAGTTTCGCGACGACCATCTCGCCGTGGGTCGTGCCCATGGACGCGCTGGAGCCTTTCCTCGTCGAGCCGGAGCCGCAGGACCCGGAGCCCCTGGCCTACTTGCGCAATGACCCGCTGGGCCTTGTGAACGTGGATCTGGAAGTTGCAATCCGAGGGGAAGGCATGAAAGCCTACCACACCGTGTGCCGCTCGAACATGCGCCACCTCTACTGGTCGATGGCGCAGCAGCTGGCCCATCACACCGTCAACGGCTGCAACGTGCGTCCGGGGGACCTGATGGCCTCAGGTACGATCTCGGGACCCGAGCCGGAAAGCTTCGGCAGCATGCTCGAACTGAGCTGGCGCGGCACCAAACCCATCGCAATGCCCGACGGGTCCGAGCGCAAGTTCCTGCTGGACGGAGACTCGGTCATCATGCGCGGGGTGGCGCAGGGAGACGGATATCGAATCGGGTTTGGGGAGGCCGAGGGCACCATCCTGCCGGCTCGTCAGGTGGGCTGA
- a CDS encoding Hsp20/alpha crystallin family protein translates to MTKLVRFSPTVDSRTFQNEFDRLFDTFFPTLQTDNGSVSWAPRIDFIEREDSYEIRMDAPGMEKSDISLDFHDGALTVSGERRMPERLENDVHLRSERRWGSFSRTFALPRTIVDKNIAATYEDGVLTVSIPKSEESKPRRIQIS, encoded by the coding sequence ATGACCAAACTCGTCCGCTTCTCGCCGACGGTCGACTCGCGCACGTTTCAGAACGAGTTCGACCGCCTGTTCGACACGTTCTTCCCCACTCTCCAGACTGACAACGGCTCGGTGAGCTGGGCCCCGCGCATCGACTTCATCGAGCGCGAGGACAGCTATGAGATCCGCATGGACGCACCGGGGATGGAGAAGAGCGACATCTCACTCGATTTCCATGACGGTGCACTCACGGTCAGTGGCGAGCGCCGCATGCCGGAGCGCCTGGAGAACGATGTGCATCTGCGCAGCGAACGGCGCTGGGGAAGCTTCTCCCGCACGTTCGCGCTGCCGCGCACGATCGTCGACAAAAACATTGCTGCGACCTACGAGGACGGCGTGCTCACCGTGAGCATTCCGAAATCAGAGGAAAGCAAACCGCGTCGTATTCAGATTTCCTAG
- a CDS encoding HAMP domain-containing histidine kinase has product MEPPETLSGTGTSPPETLSGTGTSPPASGLTEPGTRPREESPGLGWRGSVFWRVAAVLVFVQLAAVAVSFGLSAFAANDSALDLAAEGVRLRLDAVAEELELRADWDGSGLADLPGPLVLDLSSRFPDPLIVTDANGLPLLIARPDGTYETGALDITMPDDLAATLDSGVIVTSRQEGWMAAPVYDDVGFLAGGLVIEPIANSLDRELEPARAALLQALLISAGVVLLLALALAATVTLRLVRPLRFMTRQVEAIGEGDYSRRVDYQGTDEFGVLAETINDMADHVSHSIERLRETDRMRRELVANVGHDLRTPLTAMAGRVDEAGRMFSEGREEEALQQLEGARRQAAYLSRLVEDLFELSVLDSPSPPLRREPIPVAELVYEAAEQYRDPLAARGVGLGVDVHPETPIVHGDGVRLLRVLNNLLSNADRHTPDGGVISIEAVPTDDGGVEIRVTDTGPGLDGAQLKHLFERYYRGTDARTRMSSGTGLGLAISKAAVQAHGGDLIGSNREGLPGALFVIRIPTGD; this is encoded by the coding sequence ATGGAGCCGCCGGAGACCTTGTCCGGCACGGGCACATCGCCGCCGGAGACCTTGTCCGGCACGGGCACATCGCCGCCGGCCAGCGGCCTTACTGAGCCGGGCACGCGACCCCGGGAGGAATCGCCCGGGCTGGGCTGGCGAGGCTCGGTGTTCTGGCGGGTGGCCGCCGTCCTGGTATTTGTGCAGCTGGCCGCGGTGGCAGTGTCGTTCGGGCTATCGGCTTTTGCCGCGAACGACAGCGCGCTGGACCTGGCGGCAGAGGGCGTGCGCTTGCGGCTGGATGCAGTGGCCGAGGAGCTGGAGCTGCGGGCAGACTGGGACGGCAGCGGCCTGGCCGATTTGCCCGGTCCGCTGGTTCTGGATCTGTCGTCGCGGTTTCCTGACCCCCTGATCGTGACCGATGCCAACGGTCTGCCGTTGCTGATCGCACGCCCGGACGGCACCTACGAGACGGGCGCTCTGGATATCACGATGCCGGACGACCTCGCCGCGACGCTCGACTCCGGAGTTATCGTCACCTCCCGCCAGGAGGGTTGGATGGCAGCACCCGTGTACGACGATGTCGGTTTTCTGGCCGGTGGACTCGTCATCGAGCCCATCGCCAATTCCCTGGACCGGGAGCTCGAACCGGCCCGAGCGGCGCTTCTCCAGGCCCTTCTGATTTCGGCGGGGGTGGTGCTGCTCCTTGCCCTGGCGCTTGCCGCGACGGTAACGCTGCGCCTGGTGCGTCCCCTGCGGTTTATGACCCGCCAGGTGGAGGCCATCGGCGAGGGTGATTATTCGAGACGGGTCGATTACCAGGGCACCGATGAGTTTGGCGTGCTGGCGGAGACCATCAACGACATGGCCGACCACGTTTCCCACAGCATCGAGCGGCTCCGCGAGACCGACCGCATGCGCCGCGAACTGGTGGCCAACGTGGGTCATGACCTGCGCACTCCGCTCACGGCCATGGCCGGACGTGTGGATGAGGCGGGACGCATGTTTTCCGAGGGGCGTGAAGAGGAGGCGCTGCAACAGCTGGAAGGCGCGCGCAGACAGGCGGCCTATCTGTCGCGCCTGGTGGAAGACCTGTTTGAACTCAGTGTGCTGGATTCTCCAAGTCCTCCACTCAGGAGAGAGCCTATTCCTGTTGCGGAGTTGGTTTACGAGGCTGCCGAGCAGTACCGCGACCCGCTAGCAGCGCGGGGCGTGGGTCTGGGCGTTGACGTGCATCCCGAAACGCCCATTGTTCATGGCGATGGGGTCCGACTGCTCCGCGTTCTGAACAATCTGCTCTCCAATGCCGATCGGCACACGCCGGACGGTGGCGTGATTTCCATAGAGGCCGTGCCGACCGACGACGGCGGCGTGGAAATTCGGGTTACAGACACGGGCCCCGGGCTCGATGGAGCCCAACTCAAACACCTGTTTGAGCGGTACTATCGCGGAACGGACGCCCGCACCAGGATGAGCAGCGGCACGGGGCTTGGACTGGCAATTTCCAAGGCCGCCGTGCAGGCGCATGGCGGAGACCTCATCGGCAGCAATCGGGAAGGGCTGCCCGGCGCCCTCTTCGTCATCCGGATTCCGACAGGCGACTGA
- a CDS encoding response regulator transcription factor, giving the protein MADILLVEDDAELAELVLRRLEDASYRVRHAADGQSALDLVADSLPDVVLLDLMLPRVDGLEVCRRLRAAHPALYIIMLTAKSSEIDRVVGLEVGADDYVTKPFSLEELVARIRAAMRRVAVTTESGTSEKAIRIGELELDPMRREVRVGGTLVHLTVREFDLLHFLARQPDRPFTRLQLLADVWDIHYEGYDRTVDSHVQRLRAKIEEDPARPRYVRTVWGVGYKLSREDAR; this is encoded by the coding sequence ATGGCAGACATTCTGTTGGTGGAAGATGACGCAGAACTGGCTGAATTGGTTCTGCGAAGACTTGAAGACGCGAGCTATCGCGTGCGTCACGCGGCCGATGGACAGTCTGCCCTCGACCTGGTGGCAGATTCCCTTCCCGACGTGGTGCTGCTGGACCTGATGTTGCCGAGAGTGGACGGACTGGAGGTGTGCCGCAGGCTGCGAGCCGCCCATCCGGCGCTCTACATCATTATGCTCACCGCCAAGTCCAGTGAGATCGACCGCGTCGTGGGGCTGGAGGTGGGAGCGGATGACTACGTCACGAAACCGTTCAGCCTGGAAGAGCTGGTCGCCCGGATTCGCGCCGCCATGCGCCGGGTGGCGGTGACCACCGAGAGCGGGACGTCCGAGAAGGCCATTCGTATCGGGGAGCTGGAACTGGATCCGATGCGCCGTGAGGTCAGAGTGGGCGGAACCCTGGTGCACCTGACCGTCCGGGAGTTCGACCTGCTGCACTTTCTGGCGCGCCAGCCCGACAGGCCGTTCACGCGGCTACAGCTGCTGGCAGATGTGTGGGACATCCACTACGAGGGCTATGACCGCACGGTAGATTCGCATGTGCAGCGCCTGAGGGCCAAAATCGAGGAGGATCCAGCCCGTCCACGGTATGTGCGCACGGTGTGGGGTGTGGGCTACAAGTTGTCCAGGGAGGACGCTCGCTGA
- a CDS encoding CoA pyrophosphatase: protein MHFPDLLQDRLSQRLPGPDAQLVMSPRGRPRIDDLDNNPCREAGVLALLHASEGGPCVVLIERPGHLKKHAGQVAFPGGRREGEESRRDAALRETWEEIGVRPETIAPLGALTPLFVPPSGFCVYPFVGWIEALPPLRLEPGEVASAFSVPLARFVDGPRELVDMPRLSRQVPAFRHDEYVIWGATAMMLAELAAVAEPVLPRG, encoded by the coding sequence ATGCATTTCCCGGACCTGCTCCAGGACCGACTGTCTCAGCGGCTGCCCGGACCCGATGCCCAGCTTGTCATGTCTCCCCGCGGGAGGCCTCGAATTGATGACCTGGACAACAACCCGTGCCGGGAAGCCGGTGTGCTCGCCCTGCTGCACGCGTCTGAAGGGGGACCGTGTGTGGTGCTGATCGAACGGCCAGGACACCTGAAGAAACATGCCGGCCAGGTGGCATTTCCGGGGGGCCGCCGGGAGGGAGAGGAATCGAGACGGGATGCTGCACTCCGCGAGACCTGGGAGGAGATCGGCGTGCGACCAGAGACCATTGCGCCACTCGGGGCCCTGACGCCGCTCTTTGTGCCGCCGAGCGGCTTCTGCGTCTACCCGTTTGTCGGCTGGATAGAAGCCCTGCCCCCGCTGCGACTTGAACCCGGCGAGGTGGCCTCGGCCTTCTCCGTGCCGCTGGCGCGGTTTGTCGACGGACCCCGTGAGCTCGTGGACATGCCCCGCCTCAGCCGCCAGGTGCCCGCGTTCCGACACGACGAGTACGTAATCTGGGGTGCCACGGCCATGATGCTGGCCGAACTCGCAGCGGTTGCGGAGCCGGTTCTGCCCCGCGGCTGA